A single window of Flavobacterium aestivum DNA harbors:
- a CDS encoding tyrosine-type recombinase/integrase, producing MKKTSPIIPLFKQFIKETETGKRLKKNGEKIKPDSIQNYKYVLNNLIQFSTDTKFELRICDASKLDKRELASEKSYWKKFYQKFTEFLYKKGCHDNYVGANIKVIRVFFNYLKNDKDLFTGDFQRLFYVRKEEIEIFVLSPEQLKFLIHDKEFEASLIPSHRRIKDIFAFGCTTGLRYSDIFLLTNKNFEQMEGEWYLKLKSKKTKTFSFIKLSAYAVTIFQRYQSQSNKATLFGNTSLFNFNKSLKQIGELAGFTSPIEVSREKQGKTQKLTKKTDTTKNRFCDKMSSHMMRRTAITTLLILGMPEHLVRKISGHSSASTSFNRYVHYAQAYMDKEIEKVHDKLESY from the coding sequence ATGAAAAAAACGAGTCCCATAATTCCATTGTTCAAACAATTTATAAAAGAAACTGAAACAGGGAAACGGCTTAAGAAAAATGGAGAAAAAATAAAACCCGACTCGATTCAAAACTATAAGTATGTATTGAATAATTTGATTCAGTTTTCGACTGACACCAAATTTGAATTACGCATCTGTGACGCTTCTAAACTTGACAAACGCGAACTAGCATCAGAGAAAAGTTATTGGAAAAAATTCTACCAAAAGTTTACAGAGTTTCTATATAAAAAAGGTTGTCATGACAATTATGTGGGTGCCAATATAAAAGTCATTCGTGTGTTTTTTAATTATTTAAAAAATGATAAAGATTTATTCACAGGAGATTTTCAGAGACTGTTTTATGTTCGTAAAGAAGAAATAGAAATCTTTGTACTATCTCCAGAACAACTCAAGTTCTTAATTCATGACAAAGAGTTTGAAGCATCACTTATACCTAGTCATAGAAGGATTAAGGATATTTTTGCTTTTGGTTGCACTACTGGTTTGCGTTATTCGGATATTTTTTTGCTGACCAATAAAAACTTCGAGCAAATGGAAGGCGAATGGTACTTAAAACTGAAATCAAAGAAAACAAAAACATTCAGTTTTATTAAGCTCTCGGCTTATGCAGTAACCATTTTTCAGCGTTATCAATCACAGAGTAATAAAGCAACACTTTTTGGGAATACCAGTTTGTTTAATTTTAATAAAAGCCTAAAGCAAATTGGTGAACTAGCTGGTTTTACGTCTCCCATAGAAGTTTCTCGGGAAAAACAAGGTAAAACCCAAAAACTAACAAAGAAAACAGATACAACAAAAAACCGTTTTTGCGACAAAATGAGTTCTCACATGATGCGTAGAACTGCAATAACGACTTTGTTAATTTTAGGAATGCCAGAACATTTAGTTCGCAAAATAAGTGGACACAGTAGCGCTAGTACATCATTTAATCGATATGTACATTATGCACAGGCTTATATGGACAAAGAAATTGAGAAAGTACATGATAAGCTGGAGAGTTATTAA
- a CDS encoding RHS repeat domain-containing protein, translating to MDYYPFGMLVPNRHGRSESYRYGFQGQEKDDELKGEGNSYDFGERLFDPRVGRWWSTDNIEKPWLSPFQFAANNPINNVDPDGNDEIHFYYKTQQMLGKDGKAYTQLTLSSEIIKNNSEHTFFMHSAQGATTEFHPFKSDRTPNTGSRSAYDAKLPLSKGTSWFFGLGEKAVDDHAYLGELLQAAPEIMEHYSDVKKDGMRFQGAVDMAGSVDFAEKVIAAEETAYAIVDGYYLVKGLSKFAIKSLVKNSVKISPNMIKFSQSSVNGAEEIISSMKSNGWKGDPIDVVAMKNGDLITIDNTRVLSAHEAGIEVEAIIRNYDEPLPQTMIERFTTKKGVPKTWGEAIDLRIQKQNAAYRSANSSGAFQIDGGLKN from the coding sequence TTGGATTACTATCCTTTTGGAATGCTAGTGCCAAACCGTCACGGTAGATCCGAATCGTACAGATACGGATTCCAAGGACAGGAGAAAGATGACGAACTGAAAGGCGAAGGGAATAGTTATGATTTCGGAGAAAGATTATTTGATCCAAGAGTTGGAAGATGGTGGAGTACAGATAATATTGAAAAACCGTGGTTGAGTCCTTTCCAATTTGCAGCAAACAACCCAATTAATAATGTTGACCCTGATGGTAATGATGAGATTCATTTTTATTATAAGACACAACAAATGCTTGGTAAAGATGGTAAGGCATATACACAATTAACCTTATCTTCTGAAATCATAAAGAATAATAGTGAGCACACCTTCTTTATGCATTCAGCTCAGGGGGCAACAACAGAGTTTCATCCATTTAAAAGTGACAGAACTCCAAATACTGGTTCAAGAAGTGCATATGATGCTAAGCTACCCCTTTCAAAAGGAACAAGTTGGTTCTTTGGGTTAGGCGAAAAAGCCGTTGATGATCATGCTTATCTAGGAGAATTACTTCAAGCGGCTCCAGAAATAATGGAACATTATAGTGATGTTAAAAAGGATGGTATGCGTTTTCAAGGTGCTGTTGATATGGCTGGAAGCGTAGATTTTGCTGAAAAAGTAATTGCAGCTGAAGAAACAGCCTATGCAATTGTAGATGGCTATTATTTAGTAAAAGGATTGAGTAAATTTGCAATAAAAAGTTTAGTAAAAAACTCTGTGAAAATTAGTCCGAACATGATTAAATTTAGTCAAAGTTCAGTTAATGGCGCAGAAGAAATAATATCAAGTATGAAGTCAAATGGTTGGAAAGGTGATCCAATAGATGTCGTAGCAATGAAAAATGGAGATTTAATAACCATCGACAATACACGTGTTCTATCTGCTCACGAAGCTGGAATTGAAGTAGAAGCTATTATAAGAAACTATGACGAACCATTACCTCAAACTATGATTGAAAGATTTACAACAAAAAAAGGAGTCCCAAAAACTTGGGGAGAAGCCATTGATTTAAGAATTCAAAAACAAAATGCTGCCTATAGAAGTGCAAATTCAAGTGGGGCATTTCAAATAGATGGTGGTTTAAAAAATTAA
- a CDS encoding DUF7149 domain-containing protein, translating into MKEKVSRSEIEDFKRNLELLFDKINENESEEHLKNVLADFLKDTWYNNQNEINTKGRSDLAIYNGRTSRDSVGVIFEIKHPNNKSEMINSSRFNVKAFHELILYYLRERIDYNNLDIKHLVVTNIYEWFIFDENWFEINVYRNQKLRKEFENWKLSGKDTRSFYEGYAKDHLNTITENIDCTYFDLRNFKDSSPNSSKLSDKQLIPLYKVLSPTNLLKQAFANDSNSLDKKFYSELLYIIGLEEKKVGGRKIIQRSSNPSYATLIENTILQLEERDSIREMDTPSNYGINITEQLYNVALELTITWINRILFIKLLEAQLFKYHHKHEGYKFLNSTLVHDYNDLNTLFFQVLAERKITRRSHLVEKFQKVPYLNSTLFERTDLEIRTFDISSLTNSELLSLLPATVLKDNKGSKKTGQLPPLQYLFEFLDSYDFTSEGSEEIQEENKNLINASVLGLIFEKINGFKDGSFFTPGTVTMFICKKTIRNAVIKKFNEEYELDCNSFEDLKNFISSKYKAQDILSFNQVINKLKICDPAVGSGHFLVSALNEIIAIKADLGILADSKGVRLTGYDLRVENDELIVTYNDNTDIFEYKVTNNSVNSETQRVQKTLFHEKQNIIENCLFGVDINPSSVKICRLRLWIELLKNTYYIENTQFTELETLPNIDINIKCGNSLINRLPLNEELDTALQGKYSLAAYREAFHKYYHAEGKDEKRTIEKFIEIVKGDYTSQIYNRDPRIKRLSTLRGKRLNLENSVKIGDLFAKSKKSDIQSKLLSFQKSIDKISLEIDDVRNNKVYQNAFEWRIEFPDILNDDGSFSGFDVLIGNPPYMFGGNEGISSIDKRFYKEQYLTGGGKINLFTLFIERAFNLLKPNADFSFIIPNTYLRVTSYNESRKLLIDNYQIDTIIDLGDSVFDDAVTTAIVIVAEKKVASENHKILISDNYNKNANSINQKALTLRKYVIATNIDEKKDFLITRIENNSILLGSLCAEMIFGVVITKNSDEVISYTERSGWKPFLEGKDISAYTIKPINKFLNYEPSLLHRARSKEIFEQPEKILLQRITGGSRPLKAAYDNKQYYNKESINNIILQSNCGYSYKYILGLLNSKLTNWYYSNMFTNESRLTVNLSKEYLSQILIPVADEQTQKPFIIVVDYILALSGKLSTIAIDDFVPNSFLISIFEEILDAMIFELVFKKDFLEANIHLIEYVKVDFRPITDILSLEEQKEIIFDAYQIFRRKDSMIKNNLKLMDLRLSEIVMPIKKVSYNEPA; encoded by the coding sequence TTGAAAGAAAAGGTAAGTCGTTCAGAAATTGAAGATTTCAAAAGAAATCTTGAATTGTTATTTGACAAAATTAATGAAAATGAGTCTGAAGAACATCTAAAGAATGTACTTGCAGATTTTTTAAAAGATACTTGGTACAATAATCAAAATGAGATAAATACTAAAGGTCGAAGTGACCTTGCCATTTATAATGGAAGAACAAGTAGAGATAGTGTTGGTGTAATTTTTGAAATAAAACATCCGAATAATAAGTCTGAAATGATAAATTCGTCGCGATTCAACGTGAAGGCATTTCATGAACTCATTTTATATTATCTTAGGGAAAGAATTGATTATAATAATTTAGATATTAAACATTTAGTTGTAACTAATATTTATGAATGGTTTATATTCGACGAAAATTGGTTCGAAATTAACGTATATCGAAATCAGAAACTTAGGAAAGAGTTTGAGAATTGGAAACTTAGCGGAAAGGATACTAGATCATTTTATGAAGGATATGCAAAAGACCATCTAAATACGATAACTGAAAATATTGACTGTACTTATTTTGACTTAAGGAATTTTAAAGATTCTTCTCCCAATTCTTCAAAATTAAGTGATAAACAACTAATACCTTTATATAAGGTACTATCACCAACGAATTTATTAAAACAAGCGTTTGCAAATGATAGTAATTCGCTTGACAAGAAATTCTATTCGGAATTGTTATATATAATTGGACTTGAAGAAAAAAAGGTTGGTGGTAGGAAAATAATTCAACGTAGTTCTAATCCATCTTATGCAACATTAATAGAAAATACTATTCTGCAGTTGGAAGAAAGGGATAGCATTAGAGAGATGGACACCCCTTCTAATTACGGAATAAATATTACAGAACAACTTTACAATGTTGCATTAGAACTTACTATTACTTGGATTAATAGAATTCTGTTTATCAAGCTTCTTGAAGCACAGCTTTTTAAATATCACCACAAGCATGAAGGATATAAATTTTTGAACAGTACTTTAGTACATGATTATAATGATTTAAACACCCTCTTTTTTCAGGTTTTGGCGGAACGAAAAATAACACGACGATCACATTTAGTCGAGAAGTTCCAAAAGGTTCCGTATCTGAATAGTACATTATTCGAGCGCACTGATTTAGAAATACGCACATTTGATATTAGCTCATTAACCAATAGTGAACTACTTTCTTTATTGCCTGCGACTGTATTAAAAGATAATAAGGGTTCTAAAAAAACAGGTCAACTACCACCTTTGCAATATCTTTTTGAATTTCTAGATTCATACGATTTCACTTCTGAAGGGTCAGAGGAAATACAAGAAGAAAATAAAAATCTGATTAATGCATCTGTATTGGGATTAATCTTCGAAAAGATCAATGGATTCAAAGATGGCTCATTCTTTACTCCAGGAACTGTGACTATGTTTATTTGCAAAAAGACGATTAGAAATGCAGTGATTAAAAAGTTTAATGAAGAATATGAATTAGATTGTAACTCTTTCGAGGATTTGAAAAATTTTATTTCCTCAAAATATAAAGCACAGGATATCCTAAGCTTTAATCAGGTTATTAATAAACTTAAAATTTGTGATCCGGCTGTCGGGTCAGGCCATTTCTTAGTATCTGCATTAAATGAGATTATTGCTATTAAAGCGGATCTTGGAATTCTAGCGGACTCAAAAGGAGTACGACTTACAGGATATGACCTAAGGGTTGAAAACGACGAACTTATTGTCACTTACAACGACAATACCGATATCTTCGAATATAAAGTGACCAATAATTCTGTTAATAGTGAAACGCAAAGAGTACAAAAAACGTTATTTCATGAGAAGCAAAACATAATTGAAAATTGTCTATTTGGGGTTGATATAAATCCCAGTTCTGTTAAGATATGCCGCCTGAGATTATGGATTGAGTTACTTAAAAATACATACTATATTGAAAACACACAATTCACTGAATTAGAAACGCTTCCAAATATTGATATAAATATTAAATGTGGAAATTCATTGATTAATCGTTTACCTCTTAATGAAGAATTAGATACAGCTTTGCAGGGTAAATATTCTCTTGCTGCTTATAGAGAGGCATTTCATAAATATTATCATGCAGAAGGAAAAGACGAAAAGCGTACTATAGAGAAATTTATTGAAATAGTAAAAGGAGATTATACTTCGCAAATATATAATAGAGATCCACGAATTAAGCGTCTTTCTACATTACGTGGTAAAAGATTAAATCTCGAAAATTCAGTTAAAATTGGAGACTTATTCGCTAAATCTAAAAAATCTGATATTCAGTCCAAATTGTTATCGTTCCAAAAATCTATTGACAAAATTAGTTTAGAAATTGATGATGTTAGGAATAATAAAGTTTATCAAAATGCCTTTGAATGGAGAATAGAATTTCCGGATATATTAAATGATGATGGATCTTTTTCGGGATTTGATGTATTGATTGGAAATCCACCTTACATGTTTGGTGGGAATGAGGGAATTTCGTCTATTGACAAACGTTTTTATAAAGAGCAGTATTTAACCGGAGGCGGTAAAATTAATTTATTTACACTATTTATTGAACGCGCTTTCAACTTATTGAAGCCGAATGCGGATTTTTCTTTTATCATACCCAATACATATTTACGAGTTACTTCCTATAATGAATCTCGTAAACTTTTAATCGACAATTATCAGATTGATACCATAATAGATCTGGGGGATTCGGTATTTGATGATGCAGTTACAACAGCAATAGTTATTGTAGCAGAAAAAAAAGTTGCGTCGGAAAACCATAAAATATTAATAAGTGATAATTATAATAAAAATGCAAATAGTATTAATCAAAAGGCGCTAACACTGAGAAAATATGTTATAGCTACAAATATCGATGAGAAAAAAGACTTTCTTATTACTAGGATAGAGAATAATAGCATTCTTTTAGGTTCCTTGTGTGCTGAAATGATATTTGGTGTAGTTATTACGAAAAATAGTGATGAAGTTATTAGTTACACTGAAAGATCTGGCTGGAAACCTTTCTTGGAAGGAAAAGACATCTCAGCTTATACAATTAAACCAATAAATAAGTTTTTAAATTACGAACCAAGTCTGTTGCATCGAGCAAGAAGTAAAGAAATATTTGAACAACCAGAAAAAATACTATTACAGCGAATTACAGGAGGTAGTCGCCCACTTAAAGCTGCATATGATAATAAACAATATTATAATAAAGAATCTATCAATAACATAATCCTTCAAAGTAACTGTGGTTATTCATATAAGTACATTTTAGGGCTTTTGAATTCGAAATTAACAAACTGGTATTATAGTAATATGTTTACTAACGAGTCACGATTGACAGTTAATTTGTCAAAGGAGTACTTATCACAGATTCTAATTCCTGTTGCAGATGAACAAACACAAAAACCGTTCATTATAGTTGTTGATTATATTTTGGCCCTATCTGGAAAACTTTCAACAATAGCTATTGATGATTTCGTTCCAAATAGTTTCTTAATATCGATTTTTGAAGAGATTCTTGACGCAATGATATTTGAATTAGTTTTTAAAAAGGATTTTCTTGAAGCAAACATCCATTTAATTGAATATGTCAAAGTTGATTTCAGACCAATTACAGATATACTGTCTCTTGAAGAACAAAAGGAAATAATTTTCGACGCATACCAGATATTTCGACGTAAAGATAGTATGATAAAAAATAATCTTAAATTGATGGATCTAAGACTTTCAGAAATAGTAATGCCAATTAAAAAAGTTAGCTATAATGAACCAGCTTAA
- a CDS encoding AAA family ATPase, protein MNQLNKIILNNFKFFRGQTVIDIDSKNLIIYGENGSGKSSIYWALYTFLHSVYKPDDSDIQKYFDPSNNQNLINSFIETGEESSIVVEFIDDSKTITQKTLSYRVVNTKAGDIVREAAHSSDFVNYRILSRLYDFSNREQIDLFSLFEREILMFIDFGSEVSPGVSNASDWWRFLKNGMQPRTAMHHPAYLDFQAKIQSFNTEMENYLYSIVQDANEYLQNKFKQRINIRFDYLPASYDVFIEGSTTRRNRKTLPPKIILTVDLIDSRSHTPPINLGRPQSFLNEAKLTAIALSIRFAIIDAKYLPDASKILVFDDLLVSLDMGNRDIVLEIILNEFPEYQIILMTHDRMFYELAKHKAKSIAGENWLYYEMYESIKDNILIPHIKRSDSYLEKAKANFHLKEFEITGNLLRKQAEKFTKELLPKRYHFSEEYAPRNLDGLIMQCIVFAKDSDINDTIFQDLDRHRKFVLNPASHDNMGIAQFTHEIENCIKTFDALDELKFQPVLKTGEKLEINLIGNDGLPYRWEIKLEDDALLLKWPTDESQLGPVKFAHKMFQDTIVKYEWKYTRQTLKAFYTKYHNKSNKAKSTDFWDEIIQSSSGNPIRTLKIF, encoded by the coding sequence ATGAACCAGCTTAATAAAATTATCTTAAATAACTTCAAGTTTTTCCGTGGACAAACAGTAATTGATATTGATTCAAAAAATTTAATTATTTATGGAGAAAATGGAAGTGGTAAAAGCTCGATATATTGGGCTTTATACACCTTTCTTCATAGTGTATATAAACCTGATGATAGTGATATTCAAAAGTATTTTGATCCAAGTAATAATCAAAATCTTATAAACAGTTTTATAGAAACAGGGGAAGAAAGTTCTATTGTTGTTGAATTTATTGATGATTCTAAAACCATCACGCAAAAAACTTTATCCTATCGCGTTGTAAATACAAAAGCTGGAGATATAGTACGAGAAGCGGCGCATTCAAGTGATTTTGTCAATTATAGAATTCTATCACGTTTATATGATTTTAGTAATCGCGAACAGATTGATCTTTTCTCCCTTTTTGAACGAGAAATTCTCATGTTTATTGATTTTGGATCTGAAGTGTCTCCTGGGGTAAGTAATGCATCTGATTGGTGGCGTTTCTTGAAGAATGGAATGCAACCTCGTACTGCAATGCATCATCCAGCATATTTGGATTTTCAAGCCAAAATTCAAAGTTTTAACACCGAAATGGAAAATTATCTATACTCCATTGTTCAAGATGCTAATGAATATTTACAAAATAAATTTAAACAAAGAATAAACATAAGGTTCGATTATTTACCTGCAAGTTATGATGTATTTATTGAGGGAAGTACAACAAGACGTAATCGAAAGACTTTACCCCCAAAAATCATTTTAACTGTTGATTTGATTGACTCAAGGTCTCACACGCCTCCTATTAATTTGGGACGACCACAATCTTTTTTAAACGAAGCTAAACTGACAGCTATTGCACTTTCTATACGATTTGCTATTATTGATGCTAAATATTTACCTGATGCTTCCAAGATACTTGTATTTGACGACCTTTTGGTAAGTTTGGATATGGGGAATAGAGATATTGTGCTTGAAATTATATTGAACGAATTTCCAGAATATCAAATTATATTAATGACCCACGACAGGATGTTCTATGAACTTGCTAAACATAAGGCTAAAAGTATAGCAGGAGAAAATTGGTTGTATTACGAAATGTATGAATCTATAAAAGATAACATTTTGATTCCTCATATAAAAAGATCAGATTCATATCTTGAAAAAGCAAAAGCGAATTTTCATTTAAAGGAATTTGAAATAACCGGTAATCTACTTCGCAAACAAGCAGAGAAGTTTACTAAAGAGCTTCTGCCGAAAAGGTATCATTTTAGTGAAGAATATGCACCACGAAATTTAGACGGACTAATAATGCAATGTATTGTATTTGCAAAAGATAGTGATATTAATGACACAATATTTCAAGATCTTGATAGACATAGAAAATTTGTACTTAATCCAGCAAGTCATGATAATATGGGTATTGCACAATTTACGCATGAGATCGAAAATTGTATCAAAACATTTGATGCTCTTGATGAATTGAAATTTCAACCTGTTCTGAAAACTGGAGAAAAATTGGAGATTAATTTAATCGGTAATGATGGCTTGCCATATAGATGGGAAATTAAATTGGAAGATGATGCATTACTTTTAAAATGGCCTACAGATGAAAGCCAATTAGGCCCAGTTAAGTTTGCGCATAAGATGTTTCAAGATACTATTGTTAAATATGAATGGAAATACACTAGACAAACCTTGAAAGCATTTTATACGAAATATCACAACAAATCTAATAAGGCAAAATCGACTGATTTTTGGGATGAAATTATCCAGTCATCTTCTGGAAATCCGATCAGAACGTTAAAAATATTTTAG
- a CDS encoding HsdM family class I SAM-dependent methyltransferase: MNTNSRNSLFHDLNLKEYERNLYSVNATFTENLLEYYRIQASIVNADYFYCFNNLTENQPIPFVYIYDQRENKQKKTIDLVEINRQLWTLGEIALAIIVYPDGFKIIDTRNPIKSESEPSFLDDLSDAIVKIDSILKKRIFEGLILEESPSDYVSVSPYQKLLNHIEIEILNKSKIIGCNQNLLKKLLVKFILIKYLEEQIDDSGNSVFENDFFDRFIVKNVVKTFFSQKNTFCDVLRGNNISGLLNFLNEKFNGGIFNISKDEEIELTNSNLSIIADALDGNKDLNGQMSIWRYYDFNLLPIEFISRLYERFVTSVDGKQKSTGAYYTPPHLARLLIDELLPFNKEIDFANFKILDPSCGSGIFLVLAYKRLITLWMLKNNKQSIEGEDDIKSIKKILSDCIYGVDINEDALSITATSLQIELTSHIRPKEIWENLTFDNLVEQANLTNLGFFKWYKSNFLKFDVIAGNPPFNISQNEKDENVLLGKDDDFSKEKFIDYNNKVQSFPDSNPALIFLHKSLEILLKPDTGSLFMIMPASTFLYTTKSFEYKKSLASLWNLERIYDFTPLREHLWGKTKIATIAVKITNNSSANSRVEHIIVRNSSANEKGSIRFQIDKYDKFYVPISFLFSKESIWKINLLGGGRLGLFVEKFNQYSSISNYFKNNNIIANIGFTRDKYVINDQKKRDTAQQVVNLNGLDILDSERFNCDKLTKEAVKKISQDDWVRVPKNGFAVPNVLVRLNINLNLPIIYNIRNLLIPNGVLTIKSHDIEKMKNFVTAFKHNRGLYIFLIKALSPKAFIQQGGGYSINRQDLLNLPINVGIDGDIIPFPSLDKHDEILIEDTELIAKSLNKTNGEIFKKIEKVDLIEYSNTFCEILNLTYEKDGYKFKPVRQVLTDDYVWVTFEHTNTENNIEQELNDESKIEFEKILFDDITNNSLTINKIIVYYGINNQISFIKSNKLKYWMRSTAYRDVENVKSEMFKSGY, encoded by the coding sequence ATGAATACTAATAGTAGAAATTCTCTATTTCACGATTTAAATTTAAAGGAATACGAACGTAATTTGTATTCTGTGAATGCTACTTTTACGGAAAATCTTTTGGAATACTATAGAATTCAAGCTAGTATTGTAAATGCTGATTATTTTTATTGCTTTAATAATCTAACTGAAAATCAGCCTATACCTTTTGTTTATATATATGATCAAAGGGAAAATAAACAAAAGAAGACAATAGATCTTGTTGAGATTAACAGACAACTATGGACACTTGGTGAAATTGCATTAGCAATAATTGTATACCCTGACGGCTTTAAAATTATTGATACAAGAAATCCCATAAAAAGTGAGTCAGAACCTTCATTTTTAGACGACTTATCTGACGCTATAGTAAAAATTGATTCTATCCTAAAAAAACGAATTTTTGAAGGACTAATTCTTGAAGAATCACCTTCTGATTATGTAAGCGTCTCACCTTACCAGAAATTGCTCAATCATATTGAAATTGAAATTCTCAATAAGAGTAAGATCATTGGATGTAATCAGAATCTCCTAAAAAAATTATTGGTTAAATTTATATTGATAAAGTATCTTGAAGAGCAAATTGATGATTCTGGAAATAGTGTTTTTGAAAATGATTTTTTTGACCGTTTTATAGTTAAGAATGTTGTTAAAACATTTTTCTCTCAAAAAAACACTTTCTGTGATGTTCTGCGAGGAAACAATATCAGTGGTCTTTTGAATTTTTTAAATGAAAAATTCAATGGAGGTATTTTTAATATTTCTAAAGATGAGGAAATAGAATTAACAAATTCTAATTTAAGTATTATTGCTGATGCACTGGATGGTAATAAAGATCTTAATGGGCAAATGTCAATTTGGAGGTATTATGATTTTAATTTATTACCTATTGAATTTATTAGTCGATTATATGAAAGGTTTGTGACTTCTGTTGATGGCAAACAAAAAAGCACAGGTGCTTATTATACACCTCCACATTTGGCACGATTATTAATTGATGAGTTGTTACCTTTTAATAAAGAAATTGATTTTGCAAATTTTAAAATTTTGGATCCATCCTGCGGTTCCGGAATTTTTTTAGTTCTTGCTTATAAAAGATTGATTACACTTTGGATGTTAAAAAATAACAAGCAATCTATCGAAGGAGAAGACGATATTAAGAGTATAAAAAAAATATTATCGGATTGTATATATGGAGTAGATATTAATGAAGATGCATTATCTATAACTGCGACTTCTCTGCAAATTGAATTAACAAGTCATATTCGTCCAAAAGAGATATGGGAAAACCTAACCTTTGATAATCTAGTTGAGCAAGCAAATTTAACTAATCTTGGATTTTTTAAATGGTATAAATCTAATTTTTTGAAATTCGATGTTATTGCAGGAAATCCACCTTTTAATATATCACAAAACGAAAAAGACGAAAACGTATTATTGGGTAAAGATGATGATTTTTCGAAGGAAAAATTTATTGACTATAATAATAAAGTACAATCATTTCCAGACAGCAATCCAGCTTTAATTTTTTTACATAAATCTTTAGAAATTTTATTGAAGCCTGATACTGGTTCATTATTTATGATAATGCCAGCATCAACGTTTTTATATACGACAAAATCTTTTGAGTATAAAAAAAGCCTTGCGTCCCTATGGAACCTAGAGAGAATTTATGATTTTACCCCATTGCGAGAACATCTTTGGGGGAAAACAAAAATTGCTACAATTGCTGTGAAAATTACAAATAATTCATCAGCAAATTCACGAGTTGAACATATTATTGTTCGAAATTCTTCTGCTAATGAAAAAGGTTCGATTCGCTTCCAAATTGATAAGTATGATAAATTTTATGTTCCTATAAGTTTCCTATTCTCAAAGGAAAGTATTTGGAAGATTAATTTATTGGGAGGTGGAAGACTTGGACTATTCGTAGAAAAATTTAATCAGTATAGTTCAATTTCTAACTATTTCAAAAATAATAATATTATTGCAAATATTGGATTCACACGTGATAAGTATGTTATTAATGATCAGAAAAAAAGAGACACAGCTCAACAGGTAGTTAATCTTAATGGTTTGGATATATTAGATTCTGAACGTTTCAATTGCGATAAACTTACAAAGGAAGCAGTAAAGAAAATTTCGCAAGATGATTGGGTAAGGGTTCCGAAGAATGGTTTTGCTGTACCCAACGTTTTAGTACGTCTAAATATTAACCTTAATCTTCCAATTATTTATAATATCCGGAATCTTTTAATTCCAAACGGTGTTCTTACCATAAAGTCACATGATATTGAAAAAATGAAGAATTTTGTTACTGCATTCAAGCATAATAGAGGTCTTTATATTTTTCTGATTAAAGCTTTATCACCTAAGGCCTTTATACAACAAGGAGGTGGGTATAGTATAAATCGTCAAGATCTATTAAATCTTCCTATTAATGTTGGTATTGATGGTGATATTATTCCTTTCCCATCATTAGATAAGCATGACGAAATTTTAATAGAGGATACAGAACTTATAGCTAAAAGTCTGAATAAAACCAATGGTGAAATTTTTAAAAAGATTGAAAAAGTTGATTTGATAGAATACTCGAATACTTTTTGTGAAATTTTAAATTTGACATATGAGAAGGATGGATATAAATTTAAGCCGGTTAGACAAGTATTAACTGATGATTATGTATGGGTAACATTTGAACATACTAACACGGAAAATAATATAGAACAAGAATTGAATGACGAGAGCAAAATAGAATTTGAGAAAATTCTTTTTGACGATATTACAAACAATTCATTAACTATAAATAAAATAATCGTTTATTACGGGATAAACAATCAAATTAGTTTTATTAAGTCTAATAAATTGAAATATTGGATGCGTAGTACTGCTTACCGTGACGTAGAGAACGTTAAAAGTGAAATGTTTAAAAGTGGATATTAA